One part of the Nostoc sp. PCC 7120 = FACHB-418 genome encodes these proteins:
- a CDS encoding restriction endonuclease subunit S, with translation MGRVGYYCGSIHITPNSAWITDNAFVTYFSESNIYIRFLYWLLKATNLQENNNATAQPVISGGKVYPIVVCLPPLTEQKRIVEKCDRLLSTCDEIEKRQQQRQQSILRMNESAIAQLLSSQNSDEFRQHWRRICNNFDLLYSIPETIPKLRQAILQLAVQGKLVRQDPNDEPASLLLEKIKVKKEKLIQDKKLKETPLLPAITQNEIEYTIPNTWCWARLANICEFITDGTHYTPKYTEHGRIFLSSQNVKPFSFMPNNHKFVSEEAYQGYIKNRKPEFEDILLTRVGAGIGEAAVIDQKLEFAIYVSLGLLRPFKEFIDPYYLVIWLNSPIGTKHSQKNTYGKGVSQGNLNLGLIRGFVVSVPPLAEQKRIVEKCDRLMFLCDTLEAKLKQGRDSSEKLMEVAARQVLAV, from the coding sequence ATTGGTAGAGTTGGCTATTATTGTGGCAGCATTCACATAACTCCGAATTCTGCTTGGATTACAGATAACGCGTTCGTAACCTATTTCTCAGAATCAAATATATACATTCGCTTTTTATATTGGCTTTTGAAGGCAACAAATCTTCAAGAAAATAATAATGCTACTGCACAACCTGTGATTTCTGGAGGTAAAGTATATCCCATCGTTGTTTGCTTACCACCACTTACAGAACAAAAACGTATTGTAGAGAAGTGCGATCGCCTGCTCTCAACCTGCGACGAAATCGAAAAACGCCAGCAGCAAAGGCAACAGAGCATTTTGAGGATGAATGAGAGTGCGATCGCTCAACTCCTCTCCTCCCAAAATTCCGACGAATTCCGCCAACACTGGCGGCGCATTTGCAATAATTTTGACCTACTCTACAGCATCCCTGAAACAATTCCTAAACTGCGTCAGGCGATTTTGCAATTGGCTGTGCAGGGTAAACTTGTGCGTCAAGATCCAAATGATGAACCTGCCAGTTTGTTGCTTGAAAAAATAAAGGTTAAAAAGGAAAAGCTGATTCAAGACAAGAAGCTTAAAGAGACTCCATTATTACCTGCAATTACTCAAAATGAAATAGAGTACACGATACCAAATACATGGTGTTGGGCAAGGTTAGCTAATATTTGTGAGTTTATAACAGATGGAACTCACTATACACCCAAGTATACCGAGCATGGGCGAATATTCTTATCATCTCAAAACGTTAAACCTTTTTCTTTCATGCCAAACAATCATAAGTTTGTTTCTGAAGAAGCATATCAAGGCTATATCAAAAATCGAAAACCAGAATTTGAAGATATACTTTTGACACGAGTTGGTGCTGGAATTGGAGAAGCTGCTGTTATAGATCAAAAATTAGAATTTGCAATTTATGTAAGTTTAGGATTGCTACGTCCATTCAAAGAATTCATAGATCCTTATTATTTAGTAATCTGGCTTAACTCTCCGATAGGCACTAAACATTCTCAGAAAAATACCTATGGAAAAGGTGTTTCACAGGGTAATTTGAATTTAGGATTAATCCGAGGATTTGTTGTGTCTGTTCCACCACTTGCAGAACAAAAACGGATTGTAGAGAAGTGCGATCGCCTGATGTTCCTCTGCGATACCCTAGAAGCCAAATTGAAACAAGGGCGAGACAGCAGCGAGAAACTGATGGAAGTCGCAGCAAGGCAAGTGTTGGCGGTATAG
- a CDS encoding SGNH/GDSL hydrolase family protein, whose product MKTKFIAASFITLSLMSPLKASAANFTGLYVFGDSISDTGNTFQLSGGLVDPSSAIPPSPPYEPGRFSNGSIWVDYVGDTLGLTTTPITNLVPDLNFSRPLNTPFPTQGINFAIGGANSGEGNSFGFPLPGVLQQVSAFQALLQVNQQSLDPNALYAVSGGANDYLFPPRSNDPNRPQPYTNISQAVSNLAAIGAKNILVFNLPDLGRIPASGTNGRNPAALTQATLDFNSNLAKNLDEIRNTQQVNIIEIDIYSLVNRVLATPSEFGFENVTDACLSQFPNCINDPSKYFFWDDVHPTTDGHKLVAESVLAATTPESSTTIGVLFLGVLGAMSNIKRLQRKSIKFSVQKKG is encoded by the coding sequence ATGAAAACTAAATTCATCGCGGCAAGTTTTATTACACTCTCCTTGATGTCGCCGCTAAAAGCTTCGGCTGCAAATTTTACTGGGCTTTACGTATTTGGCGATAGCATATCTGATACAGGTAATACATTTCAACTTTCTGGTGGGTTAGTTGATCCATCAAGTGCTATTCCTCCCAGTCCACCGTATGAGCCGGGGCGTTTTTCTAATGGTTCAATATGGGTAGATTATGTAGGAGACACGTTAGGTTTAACAACCACGCCTATCACTAATCTAGTTCCTGATTTAAACTTTAGTCGTCCTCTGAATACACCCTTTCCCACACAAGGTATTAACTTTGCTATCGGTGGTGCTAATTCCGGTGAAGGTAACTCTTTTGGTTTCCCTTTACCTGGAGTTTTACAGCAAGTATCTGCTTTTCAAGCGTTACTACAGGTTAATCAACAAAGCCTTGATCCTAATGCACTCTATGCTGTGTCTGGTGGTGCAAATGACTATCTCTTTCCCCCTCGGTCTAATGATCCCAATAGACCCCAACCCTACACGAATATTTCCCAGGCTGTAAGTAACCTAGCGGCAATAGGTGCAAAAAATATTTTAGTGTTCAACTTGCCCGATTTGGGCAGGATTCCAGCATCGGGAACAAATGGTCGCAATCCCGCAGCACTGACTCAAGCGACTCTAGATTTCAACTCAAACTTAGCCAAAAATCTAGACGAAATTCGGAACACCCAACAAGTAAATATCATTGAAATTGATATTTATTCTTTAGTTAATCGTGTGCTTGCGACTCCAAGTGAATTTGGTTTTGAAAATGTAACTGATGCTTGTCTATCTCAGTTTCCTAACTGTATTAACGACCCCAGTAAATATTTTTTCTGGGATGATGTTCACCCAACAACTGATGGTCATAAATTAGTAGCAGAATCAGTCTTAGCGGCAACAACTCCTGAGTCTTCAACCACAATTGGTGTACTATTTCTAGGTGTATTGGGTGCAATGAGCAACATCAAACGCTTACAGAGAAAATCAATTAAATTTTCTGTTCAGAAAAAAGGTTAA
- a CDS encoding M42 family metallopeptidase, which yields MWNYNELFENIEELVMHHSPSGAETEINQLLLQKFAALGVEVWSDRADNIIAKIPGKNSDIAVAITAHKDEIGAIVKNIGDAGKVEVRKLGGAYPWVYGEGVVDLLGDNETISGILSFGSRHVSHESPQKVQQEDTAVKWENAWIETKRTTEELEAAGIRPGTRMVIGKHRKRPVRLQDHIASYTLDNKASVAILLALVQQLKQPAIDVYLVASAKEEVGAIGALFFTQNQQLDALIALEICPLSEEYPVKDSENPVLLVQDAYGIYDEGLNGELRQCAKQLNMSVQLTTLSGFGSDASIAMKFGHVGRAACLAFPTQNTHGYEIAHLGAISNCINLLKAFCETEF from the coding sequence ATGTGGAATTACAACGAATTATTTGAAAATATCGAAGAATTAGTGATGCACCATTCCCCTAGTGGTGCAGAAACCGAAATTAATCAACTTTTGTTACAAAAATTTGCAGCGCTGGGTGTGGAAGTTTGGAGCGATCGCGCCGATAATATCATAGCCAAGATTCCGGGGAAGAACTCTGATATAGCAGTAGCGATTACAGCCCACAAAGACGAAATAGGGGCGATCGTCAAAAATATCGGTGATGCAGGAAAAGTGGAAGTCCGCAAGCTTGGCGGTGCTTACCCTTGGGTTTATGGTGAGGGTGTCGTTGATTTATTAGGAGACAACGAAACCATTAGCGGTATTCTCAGTTTTGGTTCCCGCCACGTTTCCCACGAATCACCGCAGAAAGTCCAACAAGAAGACACAGCCGTTAAATGGGAAAACGCCTGGATTGAAACCAAACGCACTACCGAGGAATTAGAGGCTGCTGGGATTCGTCCAGGGACAAGAATGGTAATTGGCAAACATCGCAAACGTCCCGTGAGACTACAGGATCACATTGCTAGTTATACATTAGATAACAAAGCATCAGTAGCGATTTTGTTGGCTTTAGTTCAACAATTAAAACAGCCAGCAATTGATGTTTATTTAGTAGCATCGGCTAAAGAAGAAGTAGGCGCAATTGGGGCATTATTTTTCACCCAAAATCAGCAATTAGATGCCTTAATCGCTTTAGAAATTTGTCCCCTATCTGAAGAATATCCTGTTAAAGATAGTGAAAATCCCGTACTTTTAGTTCAGGATGCCTATGGGATATATGATGAGGGATTAAATGGAGAACTGCGGCAATGTGCGAAGCAATTGAATATGTCTGTGCAGCTAACTACCTTAAGTGGCTTTGGTAGTGATGCTTCAATTGCGATGAAATTTGGTCATGTGGGACGTGCTGCGTGTTTGGCATTTCCTACCCAAAACACCCACGGTTATGAAATTGCTCATTTGGGTGCAATCTCCAACTGTATCAATTTATTGAAAGCTTTTTGCGAAACTGAGTTTTAG
- a CDS encoding TniB family NTP-binding protein encodes MTDAKAIAQQLGGVKPDEEWLQAEIARLKGKSIVPLQQVRSLHDWLDGKRKARQFCRVVGESRTGKTVACDAYRYRQKVQAEVGRPPIVPVVYIQPPQKCGAKDLFQEIIEYLKFKATKGTVSDFRGRTMEVLKGCGVEMIIVDEADRLKPETFAEVRDIYDKLGIAVVLVGTDRLEAVIKRDEQVYNRFRACHRFGKLSGKDFQDTVQAWEDKILKLPLPSNLISKDMLRILTSATEGYIGRLDEILREAAIRSLSRGLKKIDKPVLQEVAQEYK; translated from the coding sequence ATGACAGATGCCAAAGCGATCGCTCAACAGTTAGGTGGGGTGAAACCGGATGAAGAATGGTTGCAAGCTGAAATTGCTCGTCTCAAGGGTAAGAGTATTGTTCCATTACAGCAAGTGAGGTCTTTGCATGATTGGTTGGATGGAAAACGTAAAGCACGACAATTTTGCCGAGTAGTTGGAGAATCACGCACGGGGAAAACAGTTGCTTGTGATGCGTACAGATACAGACAAAAAGTACAGGCGGAGGTGGGACGACCACCAATTGTCCCTGTGGTTTATATTCAGCCACCCCAAAAATGCGGTGCTAAGGATTTGTTTCAAGAAATTATTGAGTATCTAAAATTTAAAGCAACTAAGGGAACAGTATCAGATTTTCGTGGCAGAACAATGGAGGTTTTAAAAGGCTGTGGCGTAGAAATGATTATTGTTGATGAAGCTGACCGCCTCAAGCCTGAGACTTTTGCAGAGGTGCGTGATATTTATGACAAGTTGGGCATTGCTGTTGTTTTAGTAGGAACTGATCGATTAGAAGCAGTAATTAAGCGAGATGAACAAGTTTATAACCGCTTTCGGGCTTGTCATCGTTTTGGAAAGTTGTCAGGGAAAGATTTCCAGGATACTGTACAAGCCTGGGAGGATAAGATTTTAAAGTTACCATTGCCTTCTAATCTCATTAGCAAGGATATGCTGCGGATTTTAACTTCGGCAACAGAAGGTTACATTGGTCGGTTAGATGAAATTCTCAGGGAAGCAGCAATTCGTTCTCTATCAAGGGGATTAAAGAAAATTGACAAGCCTGTTTTACAGGAAGTGGCGCAGGAGTATAAGTGA
- a CDS encoding site-specific DNA-methyltransferase produces the protein MLQEKYKMTSFELESPIEIKTDPTDLDQESDSFVQEISRFNKALEQRFRDKMRLHESLSRKIVSFQANKSKPQYRWFKYKEAFSVDLVNQLIFEYEKKSFERILDPFAGAGTMLFACSDAGIQADGIEVLPIGQEIIEVRKIIQRQFRREDFLRLIEWYKQKPWNQHNNRKYLNRLRITDGAYPPETEASIERFLFSIEKENILVKQVLRFALLCILESISYTRKDGQYLRWDKRAFRKSGSDKFDKGKILDFDEAITEQIKLILNDSFDLISNTLFCYGTQRSGINLFNASCLKILPEFEQDFYDCIITSPPYCNRYDYTRTYALELALLGVGERDIVQLRQDMLSCTVENKEKSLIHNWQEALRILDKQELLQSILRFLERELERKKLNNNGIPRMIKGYFYEMACVIIECFRVLKNGSPLFMVNDNVRYAGIDISVDLILSNIAEEIGFNVEKILVLPTGKGNSSQQMGTHGRKTLRKCVYVWRKP, from the coding sequence TTGTTACAAGAAAAATATAAAATGACTTCATTTGAGCTTGAGAGTCCAATAGAAATAAAGACTGACCCGACTGATCTTGATCAAGAGAGTGATTCCTTTGTACAAGAAATTTCTCGATTCAATAAAGCACTTGAGCAACGTTTTAGAGATAAGATGCGATTGCATGAAAGTTTAAGTCGAAAAATAGTTAGTTTTCAAGCTAATAAGTCAAAACCTCAGTATCGCTGGTTTAAATATAAAGAAGCTTTTTCAGTTGATTTGGTAAATCAGTTAATATTCGAGTACGAGAAAAAATCATTTGAGAGGATTCTTGACCCCTTCGCAGGAGCAGGAACAATGCTATTTGCCTGTAGTGATGCCGGTATTCAAGCAGATGGTATAGAAGTGTTACCTATTGGTCAAGAGATTATTGAAGTAAGGAAAATAATCCAGCGACAATTCCGTCGAGAAGATTTTTTGAGATTGATTGAATGGTACAAACAAAAACCTTGGAATCAGCATAATAATAGAAAATATCTTAATCGTTTAAGAATTACTGACGGAGCTTATCCTCCTGAAACAGAAGCATCAATAGAGAGATTTTTATTTTCTATAGAAAAAGAGAATATTCTTGTGAAACAAGTTCTCCGTTTTGCTCTATTGTGTATTCTTGAATCTATCAGCTATACCCGTAAAGATGGACAGTATCTACGTTGGGATAAAAGAGCATTTAGGAAAAGTGGATCAGATAAATTTGATAAAGGTAAAATTCTGGATTTCGATGAAGCAATTACTGAGCAAATAAAATTAATTTTGAATGATTCCTTTGACTTAATAAGTAATACATTATTTTGTTATGGGACTCAAAGAAGTGGAATTAATTTATTTAATGCTTCATGTCTTAAAATTCTGCCTGAATTTGAGCAAGATTTTTACGACTGTATCATTACCTCTCCACCCTATTGTAATCGTTATGACTATACACGTACATACGCTCTAGAATTAGCTCTATTAGGTGTGGGAGAAAGAGATATAGTACAACTTAGGCAAGATATGCTGAGTTGTACTGTTGAAAACAAAGAAAAGTCTCTTATTCACAATTGGCAGGAAGCATTACGCATACTTGATAAACAAGAATTGTTACAAAGTATCTTGCGCTTTCTTGAGCGAGAGCTTGAAAGAAAAAAACTTAATAATAACGGTATTCCTCGTATGATAAAAGGATATTTCTATGAAATGGCTTGCGTTATTATAGAATGCTTTAGAGTTTTAAAAAATGGCTCACCTTTATTTATGGTAAATGATAATGTTCGCTATGCAGGTATTGATATTTCGGTTGATTTAATTCTTTCTAATATTGCAGAAGAAATTGGTTTTAATGTGGAGAAAATTCTTGTCTTACCTACTGGCAAAGGTAACAGTAGCCAACAAATGGGGACACATGGAAGAAAGACACTTCGCAAATGTGTGTATGTTTGGAGAAAACCCTAG
- a CDS encoding TniQ family protein has translation MAAPDVKPWLFIIQPYEGESLSHFLGRFRRANHLSASGLGKLAGIGAVVARWERFHFNPRPSQKELEAIASLVEVDADRLAQMLPPLGVGMQHEPIRLCGACYAEAPCHRIEWQYKSVWKCDRHELKILAKCPNCEAPFKIPALWEDKCCHRCRTPFAEMTKYQKIT, from the coding sequence ATGGCAGCACCAGATGTTAAGCCTTGGCTTTTTATTATCCAACCTTATGAAGGGGAAAGCTTGAGCCATTTTCTAGGTCGATTTAGACGTGCTAACCATTTATCTGCTAGTGGGTTGGGTAAATTGGCAGGAATTGGTGCAGTAGTTGCAAGGTGGGAGCGATTTCACTTTAATCCTCGTCCTAGCCAAAAAGAATTAGAAGCGATCGCATCTCTAGTAGAAGTAGATGCAGACAGGTTAGCTCAAATGCTGCCACCTTTGGGAGTTGGTATGCAGCATGAGCCAATACGCCTGTGTGGAGCTTGTTATGCTGAAGCACCTTGTCACCGAATTGAGTGGCAGTATAAATCAGTATGGAAATGCGATCGCCACGAACTCAAGATTTTAGCGAAGTGTCCAAATTGTGAAGCACCTTTCAAAATACCTGCGCTGTGGGAGGATAAGTGTTGTCATAGGTGTCGAACACCTTTTGCAGAAATGACTAAGTATCAAAAAATTACCTGA
- a CDS encoding Mu transposase C-terminal domain-containing protein, giving the protein MIQTLLEPCDRTTYGQKLKEAADTLGVTVRTVQRLVKKWEEDGLVGFIQTGRADKGKHRIGEFWENFIIKTYKEGNKGSKRMTPKQVALRVQAKARELGDSKPPNYRTVLRVLAPILEQKEKTKSIRSPGWRGTTLSVKTREGQDLSVDYSNHVWQCDHTRVDVLLVDQHGELLSRPWLTTVIDTYSRCIMGINLGFDAPSSVVVALALRHAILPKKYGAEYKLHCEWGTYGKPEHFYTDGGKDFRSNHLSQIGAQLGFVCHLRDRPSEGGIVERPFKTLNDQLFSTLPGYTGSNVQERLEDAEKDAKLTLRELEQLLVRYIVDRYNQSIDARMGDQTRFGRWEAGLPSVPVPIEERDLDICLMKQSRRTVQRGGCLQFQNVMYRGEYLAGYAGETVNLRYDPRDITTVLVYRQEKSQEVFLTRTHAQGLETEQLSLDEAEAASRRLRNAGKTVSNQALLQEVLERDAMVANKKSRKERQKLEQAILRSAAVNESKTESLASSVMEAEEVESTTEVQSSSSELEVWDYEQLREEYGF; this is encoded by the coding sequence GTGATCCAAACTTTACTTGAGCCTTGCGATCGCACAACTTATGGGCAGAAGTTGAAGGAGGCTGCGGACACACTGGGTGTGACAGTGCGAACGGTGCAGCGTTTGGTGAAAAAATGGGAAGAGGATGGCTTAGTTGGATTCATTCAGACAGGTAGGGCGGATAAAGGAAAACATCGAATTGGTGAGTTTTGGGAAAACTTCATCATCAAAACTTACAAGGAAGGTAATAAGGGTAGTAAACGCATGACACCCAAACAAGTTGCCTTGAGGGTTCAAGCTAAAGCGCGTGAACTAGGCGATTCCAAGCCTCCTAATTACAGGACAGTTTTAAGGGTATTAGCTCCAATCTTGGAACAAAAAGAAAAAACTAAGAGTATCCGCAGCCCTGGTTGGAGGGGGACAACACTTTCCGTTAAAACTCGTGAGGGACAAGATTTATCAGTCGATTACAGCAACCATGTTTGGCAATGTGACCATACTCGTGTAGATGTACTGCTGGTAGATCAGCATGGTGAACTTTTAAGTCGTCCCTGGCTGACAACTGTAATTGATACTTATTCTCGTTGCATCATGGGTATTAATTTGGGCTTTGATGCGCCTAGTTCAGTTGTAGTAGCTTTAGCATTACGCCATGCGATTTTGCCGAAAAAATATGGTGCAGAGTACAAACTGCACTGCGAATGGGGAACTTACGGTAAGCCAGAACATTTTTATACTGATGGGGGTAAAGATTTTCGTTCAAACCATTTAAGTCAAATCGGGGCGCAATTGGGGTTTGTTTGTCATTTACGCGATCGCCCCAGTGAAGGTGGTATTGTTGAGCGTCCTTTTAAGACACTGAATGACCAACTATTTTCAACACTTCCAGGTTATACCGGATCTAATGTACAGGAACGCCTTGAAGATGCAGAGAAGGATGCAAAACTAACCTTGCGGGAACTAGAACAATTACTCGTTCGCTACATTGTTGACCGCTATAACCAAAGTATTGATGCGCGAATGGGCGATCAAACCCGCTTTGGGCGTTGGGAAGCGGGATTGCCTTCAGTACCAGTGCCAATCGAAGAACGTGATTTAGATATCTGCTTGATGAAACAGTCACGGCGCACAGTACAAAGAGGCGGATGCTTACAGTTTCAAAATGTGATGTATCGAGGGGAGTATCTAGCAGGATATGCAGGGGAGACAGTTAATTTAAGATATGACCCCAGAGATATTACAACGGTGCTGGTTTATCGCCAAGAGAAAAGCCAAGAAGTTTTTCTGACTCGCACTCATGCTCAAGGTTTGGAGACTGAGCAACTTTCATTAGATGAAGCTGAAGCAGCTAGTCGTAGACTGCGTAATGCAGGAAAGACTGTCAGTAACCAAGCCTTATTGCAAGAAGTCCTTGAGCGTGACGCGATGGTAGCAAACAAGAAAAGTCGCAAGGAACGTCAAAAATTAGAGCAGGCAATTTTGCGTTCTGCTGCGGTGAATGAAAGTAAAACTGAGTCCCTAGCATCTTCTGTTATGGAAGCAGAAGAAGTGGAATCTACTACTGAGGTTCAATCTTCATCCTCAGAACTAGAGGTTTGGGACTATGAACAACTGCGTGAAGAATACGGATTTTAA
- a CDS encoding type II restriction endonuclease: MPYQYHIQSNDDLVTPYQEVRAGFVALALERNRKATPFVEQARALKIRVSQIERPQDLLQMRDIRPTLLAASGVSDKAAGHLQEQDKVDAIEGLIQNFLEPAGENFVEELVYRFLLTRGDTLGGSMRNVGGILAERKFARYIISALTLSNTSYKWLDKNSKTWLNQPDDDTDIELRLRGLSWNLEGRNRTFIYNVNVPIVRKNIDICLFDCRQNEIEKNIISNPNIYIALGELKGGIDPAGADEHWKTANSALARIRTAFDRHSLKPYTFFVGSAIEKSMAEEIWHQLNSGILTNAANLTQPDQVASLCAWFIQL, from the coding sequence GTGCCATATCAATATCATATTCAAAGCAATGATGATCTTGTGACTCCATATCAAGAAGTCCGAGCAGGATTTGTTGCTTTAGCTTTAGAAAGAAATCGAAAAGCAACACCATTTGTTGAGCAGGCAAGAGCATTAAAGATCCGAGTAAGCCAAATTGAAAGGCCTCAAGACCTTTTACAAATGAGGGATATTAGACCTACTCTACTAGCTGCCTCTGGGGTATCAGATAAAGCTGCTGGACACCTTCAAGAACAAGATAAAGTCGATGCAATAGAAGGTTTAATTCAAAACTTCCTAGAGCCTGCTGGAGAAAACTTTGTAGAAGAACTAGTTTACCGTTTCCTGCTTACGCGTGGAGATACACTTGGTGGATCAATGCGAAATGTTGGTGGTATCCTTGCTGAACGTAAATTTGCAAGATATATTATTTCTGCACTAACTTTATCGAATACCTCTTATAAATGGCTAGATAAAAACAGCAAAACTTGGCTTAATCAACCTGATGATGATACAGACATTGAATTACGTCTTAGGGGATTAAGTTGGAACTTGGAGGGTAGGAATAGGACTTTCATTTATAATGTAAATGTTCCGATTGTGCGAAAAAACATTGATATTTGTTTGTTTGATTGCAGACAAAATGAAATTGAAAAGAATATAATTTCAAACCCAAATATCTACATAGCTCTAGGTGAATTAAAGGGCGGTATTGACCCAGCAGGAGCAGACGAACATTGGAAAACAGCGAACAGTGCTTTAGCCAGAATCAGAACAGCATTTGATCGGCACAGTCTTAAGCCATATACTTTTTTTGTGGGATCTGCTATAGAAAAAAGCATGGCAGAAGAAATTTGGCATCAACTAAATTCTGGCATTCTTACTAATGCAGCAAACCTCACTCAGCCTGACCAAGTTGCCTCTTTGTGCGCTTGGTTTATTCAACTTTGA